A genomic stretch from Desulfolutivibrio sulfodismutans DSM 3696 includes:
- a CDS encoding chemotaxis protein CheB, which produces MAKKKAPPKSNPNTGFEPSVETPISDPVQTPVHSFPIVGIGASAGGLAAFEAFFSGMPVDTDPGMAFVLVQHLAPDHKSILTDLIRRYTRMQVFEVEDGMEVKSNCAYIIPPNRDMAFLNGTLQLLEPSSPRGQRLPIDFFFRSLAQDQHEKAIAIVLSGTGSDGTLGVRAIKGEGGMVMAQNPESTEYDGMPRSAICNTRLLIGHFQGTG; this is translated from the coding sequence ATGGCTAAGAAAAAGGCACCACCGAAGTCAAACCCCAATACAGGTTTCGAGCCTTCGGTAGAAACGCCCATTAGCGACCCAGTCCAGACCCCTGTACACTCTTTCCCCATCGTCGGGATAGGCGCGTCCGCAGGAGGCTTGGCGGCTTTTGAGGCGTTCTTCTCTGGCATGCCCGTCGATACCGATCCGGGTATGGCCTTTGTTCTTGTACAGCATCTGGCTCCTGATCACAAAAGCATTCTCACTGATCTTATTCGGCGCTATACTCGCATGCAGGTGTTTGAAGTAGAAGACGGAATGGAGGTGAAATCCAACTGCGCCTACATTATCCCGCCAAACCGAGATATGGCTTTTCTAAACGGTACGCTCCAACTTCTGGAGCCTTCTAGCCCCCGAGGACAGCGTCTGCCAATTGATTTCTTTTTCCGATCTTTGGCCCAAGATCAGCATGAGAAGGCGATCGCCATTGTACTTTCTGGAACCGGTAGTGATGGAACTTTAGGAGTACGCGCCATCAAGGGTGAGGGCGGAATGGTCATGGCACAGAACCCCGAGTCCACCGAGTATGACGGGATGCCTCGTAGCGCGATTTGTAATACTAGGCTACTTATTGGACATTTTCAAGGTACTGGTTGA
- a CDS encoding cysteine hydrolase family protein, with product MENALVIIDMLNDFLLPSGSLYFEKGQAVVGAIARLKAAFRGCGVQVVYGNDAHPKDSLEFSGWSPHCLAGSPGAQIVQELSPEAGDIVLYKDALSLFADGVAQRILRGLGVSHLFLVGVATEYSMKSSAFDALACGLTVTMVSDAVAGVDLREGDAEQALEALRDAGVRFVTTQSLIASLH from the coding sequence ATGGAAAACGCGCTCGTGATCATCGACATGTTAAATGACTTCCTCCTGCCGTCCGGGAGCCTCTATTTCGAAAAGGGACAGGCGGTGGTCGGCGCCATTGCCCGGCTCAAGGCCGCCTTTCGAGGCTGCGGCGTGCAGGTCGTCTATGGCAACGACGCGCATCCGAAGGATTCGCTGGAGTTTTCAGGCTGGAGCCCCCACTGTCTGGCGGGTTCGCCCGGGGCTCAGATTGTCCAGGAGTTGTCCCCGGAGGCGGGTGACATTGTGCTCTACAAGGATGCCTTGAGCCTCTTCGCTGATGGCGTTGCGCAGCGCATCCTGCGTGGCCTTGGCGTTTCCCACCTCTTCCTGGTCGGCGTGGCCACGGAATACAGCATGAAAAGCAGCGCTTTTGACGCGCTGGCCTGCGGACTGACGGTCACCATGGTTTCGGACGCCGTCGCGGGGGTGGATCTCCGAGAGGGGGACGCAGAGCAGGCCCTGGAGGCCCTGCGCGACGCCGGTGTGCGGTTTGTCACCACGCAATCCCTGATCGCCTCCCTACATTGA
- a CDS encoding bifunctional metallophosphatase/5'-nucleotidase, protein MSLSPVPRPVLRRFGNASAAILFLLALVLATAVRAEQADFALTLLHTNDVHAHIADFDAMGQECTADKESQGKCLGGAARLATAIAQARAEGGNTLLVDAGDWFQGTLAYSRFKDEALRAVTSRLGYQAMAPGNHEFDDGPAVLASFLSGVPFPMLACNMDASAEPLLAGKIAPYAVLDVGGRAVGVVGVANEDTASLSSPGENVRFMAAEEPLRAAVAELAAQGVNIIIAVSHAGFERDKVLAAAVAGLDVIVGGHSHLLLANGAPEAVGPSPLRISGPDGETACVVTAGSWGKYLGRLNLRFDAAGRVVEAEGDPRPMDAGMAQDPDMAALVATYEERLAPFRATAVGSLETALPLDRGDCRGAECLIGDMAADAVLAAAARHEARAALVNAGSIRAGLPAGEVTLGAVLTTFPFGNTLVVCDLLGADLMAALEHGVSLAHDPLGSGTGRFPMVAGLRYAFDPAREAGSRILSAQIQGPDGKFSPVDPAATYRVAISDYLSRGGDGYGMLKDRAKNVLLDGRTMDEMVAGYLAAHSPLAVALDGRIERKEKGE, encoded by the coding sequence ATGTCCCTTTCGCCCGTGCCGCGCCCGGTCCTGCGGCGTTTTGGAAACGCTTCGGCCGCCATCCTCTTTCTCCTGGCCCTGGTCCTGGCCACCGCCGTCCGGGCCGAACAGGCAGATTTCGCCCTGACCCTTTTGCACACCAACGACGTGCATGCCCACATCGCCGACTTCGACGCCATGGGACAGGAATGCACGGCCGACAAAGAATCCCAAGGCAAATGCCTGGGCGGCGCGGCCCGACTGGCCACGGCCATCGCCCAGGCCCGGGCCGAGGGCGGCAACACCCTGCTCGTCGACGCGGGCGACTGGTTCCAGGGAACCCTGGCCTACAGCCGCTTCAAGGACGAGGCCCTGCGCGCGGTGACCAGCCGCCTGGGCTATCAGGCCATGGCCCCGGGCAACCACGAGTTCGACGACGGCCCGGCCGTGCTGGCCAGCTTTCTGTCCGGCGTCCCCTTCCCCATGCTGGCCTGCAACATGGACGCCTCGGCCGAACCGCTTTTGGCCGGAAAAATCGCGCCGTATGCGGTTCTCGACGTGGGCGGCCGCGCCGTGGGCGTGGTGGGCGTGGCCAACGAGGACACGGCCAGCCTGTCGAGCCCGGGGGAGAATGTACGGTTCATGGCGGCCGAGGAGCCCCTGCGCGCGGCCGTGGCTGAACTGGCGGCCCAGGGGGTGAACATCATCATCGCCGTCAGCCATGCCGGGTTCGAGCGGGACAAGGTGCTGGCGGCCGCCGTGGCGGGCCTGGACGTCATCGTGGGCGGCCACAGCCATCTGCTTTTGGCCAACGGCGCGCCCGAGGCTGTGGGCCCGTCCCCCTTACGCATCTCCGGCCCGGACGGGGAAACGGCCTGCGTGGTCACGGCGGGCTCGTGGGGCAAATACCTGGGACGGCTCAACCTGCGTTTCGACGCCGCCGGGCGGGTGGTGGAGGCCGAGGGCGACCCCCGGCCCATGGACGCGGGCATGGCCCAAGATCCGGACATGGCGGCCCTGGTGGCGACCTATGAGGAACGTCTGGCCCCGTTTCGGGCCACGGCGGTGGGCAGCCTGGAAACGGCCCTGCCCCTGGACCGGGGCGACTGCCGGGGCGCAGAGTGCCTCATCGGCGACATGGCGGCCGATGCCGTGCTGGCGGCGGCCGCACGCCACGAGGCCCGGGCCGCCCTGGTCAACGCCGGCTCCATCCGGGCCGGGCTGCCCGCCGGAGAGGTGACGCTGGGTGCCGTGCTCACGACCTTTCCCTTCGGCAACACCCTGGTCGTGTGCGACCTTCTGGGCGCGGACCTGATGGCCGCATTGGAGCACGGGGTGAGTCTGGCGCACGATCCCTTGGGCTCGGGGACGGGACGGTTTCCCATGGTGGCGGGGCTGCGCTACGCCTTCGATCCGGCCCGGGAGGCGGGGTCGCGCATCCTCTCGGCCCAGATCCAGGGCCCGGACGGAAAATTTTCGCCTGTGGACCCGGCCGCCACCTATCGCGTGGCCATCAGCGACTACCTGTCGCGCGGCGGCGACGGCTACGGCATGCTCAAGGACCGGGCCAAAAACGTGCTGCTCGACGGCCGGACCATGGACGAGATGGTGGCCGGGTATCTGGCGGCGCATTCGCCGCTGGCCGTGGCCCTGGATGGAAGGATCGAGAGGAAGGAGAAAGGAGAATAA
- a CDS encoding IS481 family transposase produces the protein MKAEEKLARQRLSVLELAKELGNIAEACRQRGMHRSQFYEYKRRFQTHGIEGLKDLPPIPKSHPMTTPDEVVQRILAFSLDHPAWGCVRLSNTLKLDGISVSSPTIQNILIKNGMASKYDRWLKLEEKRAGEPIELTGEQVAFIERQNPAFRERHVESSRPGELLCQDTYYVGRLKGVGRVYMHTVVDTYSSYGFGFLHTAKVPEAAVAVLHNDVLPFYQEKNLSISSLLTDNGREYCGTESHPYELYLELSDIEHRRTKIRSPRTNGFVERFHRTALDEFYREAFRSTLYESVESLQADLDDWLDDYNNNRPHQGYRNMGRRPIDTINQYLENVQ, from the coding sequence ATGAAGGCCGAAGAAAAACTCGCACGGCAGAGGCTTTCCGTTTTGGAGTTGGCCAAGGAGCTTGGCAACATCGCTGAGGCCTGCCGCCAGCGAGGCATGCACCGCAGCCAGTTCTACGAGTACAAGCGGCGATTTCAGACGCACGGGATTGAAGGCCTCAAGGATCTGCCGCCTATCCCCAAGAGCCATCCCATGACGACGCCGGATGAGGTGGTTCAACGTATCTTGGCCTTCAGCCTCGATCATCCCGCCTGGGGATGCGTCCGTCTCTCCAACACCTTGAAACTGGACGGAATTTCCGTCAGTTCGCCCACCATCCAGAACATCCTCATCAAAAACGGCATGGCCAGCAAATATGACCGCTGGCTCAAGCTTGAGGAGAAACGTGCCGGTGAGCCCATTGAACTCACTGGAGAGCAGGTCGCGTTCATCGAAAGGCAAAATCCCGCATTTCGGGAACGGCATGTGGAAAGTTCAAGGCCTGGCGAGCTTTTGTGCCAGGATACCTATTATGTCGGTCGTCTCAAGGGCGTTGGCCGCGTCTACATGCACACGGTTGTCGATACGTATTCGAGCTATGGGTTTGGATTTCTTCACACTGCCAAGGTTCCCGAAGCGGCAGTTGCGGTTCTGCACAACGATGTTCTTCCGTTTTATCAAGAAAAAAATCTATCTATCTCTTCTCTTCTCACAGACAATGGCCGCGAATACTGCGGAACAGAATCACATCCCTACGAGCTTTATCTCGAGTTGAGTGATATCGAGCACCGTCGGACAAAGATCAGAAGCCCCCGAACAAATGGCTTTGTTGAACGATTTCACAGGACAGCCCTGGACGAGTTTTACCGCGAGGCGTTTCGCTCAACCCTGTATGAGTCTGTCGAATCGCTGCAGGCGGACTTGGACGACTGGCTCGACGACTATAACAACAATCGTCCTCACCAAGGGTATCGGAACATGGGGCGCAGGCCCATCGACACCATCAACCAGTACCTTGAAAATGTCCAATAA
- a CDS encoding GNAT family N-acetyltransferase translates to MGSTRIEFHSSIPAISEEWLRLEKSLANPSIQNDYVLLNAWYACYLAGRKPAFLSLWDGKTCLGLYPFTLERKYGAKVFNTLYHESFSISKPIVAAGYGEFYFRELIRLLQEQHGKWDVLKFSSIYCFEPEAGLLASAFESNNTKFFTIHDRTYVVEIGDSFEEYCQTYLSKKTRENLDRLERKIAKQDSKFVYYMNYEALPHMGRFYEMENTGWKKESGTALLNMKDNLVYSESLIHACCLSGKFFMAFLEIDGVKIAGQYGYIEDGVYNGLRTAYDRDYAMFGPSVILIARTLRLLIDTFPDVKLLNCYPLSYGYKQKYAHDRCECNTHVLFSNNIKGQLLSMAYKIKMSKKATT, encoded by the coding sequence ATGGGGTCGACACGCATAGAATTCCACTCTTCCATCCCTGCAATATCCGAAGAATGGCTCAGGCTGGAGAAGAGTCTCGCCAATCCAAGCATACAAAATGACTATGTGCTGCTCAACGCCTGGTACGCATGTTATCTGGCTGGCCGCAAACCAGCCTTTCTGTCCCTGTGGGACGGGAAGACGTGCCTGGGGCTGTATCCCTTCACGTTGGAAAGAAAGTATGGCGCAAAAGTATTCAATACACTTTACCATGAGTCATTCAGTATAAGTAAGCCGATTGTTGCGGCGGGGTATGGTGAATTTTATTTCAGGGAACTGATTCGCCTTTTACAGGAACAGCATGGCAAATGGGATGTGCTCAAATTCAGCAGCATCTATTGTTTTGAGCCTGAAGCGGGGTTGCTGGCGTCAGCATTTGAAAGCAACAACACGAAATTTTTTACGATTCATGATCGAACATATGTTGTAGAGATTGGAGATTCGTTTGAGGAATATTGTCAGACATACCTGTCAAAGAAAACTCGTGAAAATCTTGATCGATTAGAGAGAAAAATTGCAAAACAAGACAGCAAGTTTGTCTATTACATGAATTATGAAGCTCTTCCCCACATGGGACGATTTTATGAGATGGAGAACACGGGATGGAAAAAAGAGTCCGGTACAGCATTGTTAAACATGAAGGATAATCTTGTCTATTCCGAGTCGTTGATTCACGCATGCTGTCTTTCCGGAAAGTTTTTCATGGCTTTTCTTGAGATTGACGGGGTAAAAATTGCCGGACAGTACGGATATATCGAAGATGGGGTATATAACGGGTTAAGGACGGCATATGATAGAGACTATGCCATGTTTGGTCCGTCTGTCATTTTGATAGCGAGGACACTTCGTCTTTTGATCGACACTTTTCCGGACGTGAAGCTTCTGAATTGCTATCCGTTGTCGTATGGATACAAACAGAAATATGCACACGACAGATGTGAATGCAACACCCATGTTCTTTTCAGTAACAACATAAAAGGACAGCTTCTGTCCATGGCGTACAAAATTAAAATGTCGAAAAAGGCGACCACATAA
- a CDS encoding metallophosphoesterase — translation MIDPKDAAGQGESKTQIIGRRTFLRLAVSGAAVLAAPLLCGQGQAWGAKRQTPLPDAMAAPSGPNCSDGDPASYTAATAQRGGMFLLFSDVHFDPFADPAKVSALAAAPASAWRGILSDSTAAYSPYGQDSNDALFQSFLDDMARRAPRPDFLLYPGDLLCHDFWTTYPRLTGDATPEGLLTFIAKTAEYFLAEVTRRFPDAPLYLALGNNDSFEGDYRIAPKSPYLSATAPLVARLALKDQASRAPFLDSYPHDGCYAVPLPGPGGGRLVVFNNIFWTKRSGREAAGRRVLEFLDHELGQVKRRGEKVWLMSHVPPGDNSKASAAKYVKKGKDVFDPMLTEAWNDAQAGLIVKYAATIKASFAGHVHRDEFRLMRPRNGNLPVAAMRLGPSISPVTGNNPGYQVFSYDRESLELLDMTTHYLNIGAASPAWATEYQYSQTYGRGLRSATDWQEMYQGLVACPARGQAFAQGFDLRSAHINEVNGRTFRIFWDALSLSVDSL, via the coding sequence ATGATCGACCCAAAAGACGCTGCGGGCCAGGGCGAATCGAAGACCCAGATCATCGGCCGCAGGACGTTTTTGCGTCTGGCGGTTTCCGGAGCCGCCGTCCTGGCCGCGCCGCTGCTCTGCGGCCAAGGCCAGGCCTGGGGCGCGAAACGGCAAACCCCCCTGCCAGACGCCATGGCCGCGCCTTCAGGCCCGAATTGCTCAGACGGCGACCCGGCCTCGTACACGGCCGCCACGGCGCAACGGGGCGGGATGTTCCTGCTTTTTTCCGACGTCCATTTCGACCCCTTCGCCGACCCGGCCAAGGTGTCGGCCCTGGCGGCCGCACCGGCCAGCGCGTGGCGCGGCATCCTGTCCGACTCCACCGCCGCGTACAGCCCCTATGGTCAGGACAGCAACGACGCCCTCTTCCAGTCCTTTCTCGACGACATGGCCCGCCGCGCGCCCAGGCCGGACTTTCTGCTCTACCCGGGCGATCTGCTGTGCCACGATTTCTGGACCACCTATCCCCGGCTGACCGGCGACGCCACGCCCGAGGGCCTGCTGACCTTCATCGCCAAGACCGCCGAATACTTCCTGGCCGAGGTGACAAGGCGATTCCCGGATGCCCCGCTGTACCTCGCCCTGGGCAACAACGACAGCTTCGAGGGGGACTACCGGATCGCCCCGAAAAGCCCCTATCTTTCGGCCACCGCGCCCCTTGTGGCCCGACTGGCGCTCAAGGACCAAGCGTCCCGCGCGCCCTTTCTGGACTCCTATCCGCACGACGGCTGCTACGCCGTGCCCCTGCCCGGGCCGGGGGGCGGCAGACTCGTGGTGTTCAACAACATCTTCTGGACCAAGCGATCCGGACGTGAGGCCGCCGGGAGGCGGGTGTTGGAGTTTTTGGACCATGAACTGGGCCAGGTAAAACGCCGTGGGGAGAAGGTCTGGCTCATGTCCCATGTCCCCCCTGGAGACAACTCCAAGGCCAGCGCGGCCAAGTATGTGAAAAAAGGCAAGGATGTTTTCGATCCCATGCTGACCGAGGCCTGGAACGACGCCCAGGCCGGTTTGATCGTGAAGTACGCCGCAACCATCAAGGCCAGCTTTGCCGGGCATGTCCACCGCGACGAGTTCCGATTGATGCGCCCTCGAAACGGCAACCTGCCGGTCGCCGCCATGCGGCTGGGGCCATCCATTTCGCCTGTGACAGGCAATAACCCAGGCTACCAGGTCTTTTCCTATGATCGGGAAAGCCTTGAACTGCTGGACATGACCACACACTATCTGAACATCGGCGCGGCCAGTCCGGCCTGGGCGACAGAGTACCAGTATTCGCAAACGTATGGTCGGGGTTTGCGCTCGGCCACGGACTGGCAGGAGATGTACCAGGGCCTTGTGGCCTGTCCGGCGCGGGGACAGGCGTTCGCACAGGGGTTTGACCTGCGAAGCGCCCACATCAATGAGGTCAACGGGCGCACCTTCCGCATATTCTGGGACGCCCTCAGCCTGAGCGTGGATTCCCTGTAA
- a CDS encoding class I SAM-dependent methyltransferase, whose amino-acid sequence MEKTTTENAAGMTPEGGKDFWNEKAKTFPRYEAGEDNYEAGILRTIREYGVDFRGRTVLDVGCGCGMYTIRLAMEASHVTAVDISEQMLEILRHDAESHRLSNIRYVLSGWEEFEDHGCYDVVFCSMTPAIHDDATRRKLLRHARGWTVFMGFAGRMSSNVLNGLFAHYQVTPKVFNNGPEMRHWLEDQGISHISRLIEGQWVVPATREGMISSCTAMLMPYGVTPDPEYLKEYIEQFRTEPDKYVETTDYSIELLLWEK is encoded by the coding sequence ATGGAAAAGACGACTACAGAAAACGCGGCGGGCATGACCCCGGAGGGCGGCAAGGACTTCTGGAACGAAAAGGCCAAGACCTTCCCCCGCTACGAGGCGGGCGAAGACAATTATGAAGCGGGCATATTGCGCACAATCCGGGAATACGGCGTGGATTTCCGGGGGCGCACCGTCCTGGACGTGGGCTGCGGCTGCGGCATGTACACCATCCGCCTCGCCATGGAGGCGAGCCACGTCACCGCCGTGGACATCTCCGAGCAGATGCTGGAAATCCTGCGGCATGATGCGGAAAGTCACAGGCTTTCGAACATCCGCTACGTTCTTTCCGGCTGGGAGGAATTCGAGGATCATGGCTGCTACGATGTCGTTTTCTGCTCCATGACCCCCGCCATCCACGACGACGCGACCAGACGCAAGCTGCTCCGCCATGCCCGAGGCTGGACCGTTTTTATGGGCTTTGCCGGACGCATGTCCTCCAATGTGCTCAACGGATTGTTCGCGCACTATCAGGTCACGCCAAAGGTTTTCAACAACGGCCCGGAGATGCGCCACTGGCTGGAGGATCAAGGCATCAGCCACATCAGCCGCCTCATTGAGGGGCAATGGGTTGTGCCCGCGACCCGCGAAGGCATGATCAGCTCCTGCACCGCCATGCTGATGCCGTACGGCGTAACGCCCGATCCGGAATATCTGAAAGAATACATCGAGCAATTCCGGACTGAACCGGATAAATACGTGGAAACCACCGATTATAGTATTGAACTGCTGTTGTGGGAAAAATAG
- a CDS encoding GNAT family N-acetyltransferase codes for MSIFSCTNVCVELTDMRSDLEGALSQWKHLCDKSDTSYYISHGWIATWCTSLEQTQQLYLMRVLKDDECVYACVVTTSKKMRQGIVPTRLVSVYSCGDIYLDSICGIYNHFLKLKEVGISIRDVVNSFPFGWDEFYFPGASTRDFPGNGFYEYDDKYIIYDYDKPAYTVDLTKVGKTFDSFLSTLSQNTRSQIKRSMRAYKEFGELQVHEADSRASAREMLEEMYYLGRLRKDAQGIVSSLNPYVIKFNDNLLESRFSFHEIQVLKITAGDKIIGYLYNHVYNGTVYFYQCGFHYSEDNKMRPGLVAHTLAIVYNANKNHMVYDFGAGEDRYKKSLSNGKSNLVWVRLLKPTLKMKMFKTLKTFKEQSRVLLGGFFSRTLGKDRASPGRRKWSFGPARGAGAGRMPAGSEADGGLAGLSPRPDL; via the coding sequence GTGTCCATTTTTTCCTGCACAAACGTGTGCGTCGAATTAACAGATATGCGAAGCGATTTGGAAGGTGCGCTATCACAGTGGAAGCATCTTTGCGACAAGAGCGATACGTCATATTATATTTCACATGGATGGATTGCAACATGGTGCACGAGTCTTGAACAAACGCAACAATTATACTTAATGCGGGTTTTGAAAGACGACGAGTGCGTCTATGCATGTGTTGTAACGACATCAAAAAAAATGCGCCAGGGGATCGTCCCGACGCGACTGGTGAGCGTGTATTCATGCGGCGATATCTATCTTGATTCCATTTGTGGGATATATAATCATTTCTTGAAGCTGAAAGAAGTAGGCATTTCAATCCGTGATGTTGTCAACAGTTTTCCGTTTGGATGGGATGAGTTTTATTTCCCGGGGGCTTCAACCCGGGACTTTCCAGGGAATGGTTTTTATGAATACGACGACAAATACATAATATATGACTATGACAAGCCTGCATACACTGTCGATTTGACAAAAGTCGGCAAGACGTTTGACTCATTCCTGTCGACGCTGTCCCAGAATACGCGAAGCCAGATCAAAAGGTCCATGCGGGCATATAAAGAATTCGGCGAGTTGCAGGTGCATGAAGCAGATTCGAGAGCATCTGCCAGGGAAATGCTTGAAGAAATGTACTATCTGGGCAGATTGAGAAAAGATGCCCAGGGAATCGTTTCCTCTCTTAATCCGTATGTCATCAAGTTCAATGACAATCTTCTGGAATCCAGATTCTCCTTTCATGAGATTCAGGTGTTGAAGATTACAGCAGGCGACAAAATCATCGGATACCTCTACAATCATGTGTACAATGGAACCGTTTACTTTTATCAGTGCGGATTTCATTACTCTGAAGACAATAAAATGCGCCCTGGCCTTGTCGCCCACACCCTGGCCATTGTTTACAATGCCAATAAGAATCATATGGTATACGACTTCGGAGCCGGAGAGGACAGATATAAGAAGAGTCTTTCAAACGGAAAGAGTAACCTTGTATGGGTGCGTCTTTTGAAGCCCACACTCAAAATGAAAATGTTTAAGACCTTGAAGACGTTCAAAGAGCAAAGCAGGGTTCTCCTCGGCGGATTTTTTTCCCGGACGCTGGGGAAAGATCGCGCCTCCCCCGGGAGGCGAAAGTGGTCCTTCGGGCCTGCACGGGGTGCAGGAGCAGGGCGGATGCCCGCGGGTTCAGAGGCTGATGGTGGTCTTGCAGGGCTTTCGCCTCGTCCGGATTTGTGA
- a CDS encoding sensor domain-containing diguanylate cyclase, protein MKNSKIAKDNSRIKSKNSLQRSTEVGKSDVVRKLIGEVPLQTKALQNAIFNSVNFSCIATDSTGLIQIFNVGAENLLGFKAEEVVDKFTPADLSDPQEISSRAMALSTELNAPISPGFEALVFKASRGIEDIYELTYIRKDQSRFPAVVSVTALRNDQETIIGYLLISTDNSLRKIAEERLALYSRMVEKNERFIRSITSNIPGLVSYWDKNLICTYANKAYFSWFGRTPEQMMGISIRELMGDALFRINEPFIGSVLQGDSPSFELSLRKSDGSTGYALASYIPDVQDHEVCGFSVLMSDVTELKTTQMALTKSVDELEILATTDLLTGIGNRRYFFERSEAEILRSIRYDLPLIFLMIDIDHFKSINDTFGHDTGDHILKSLATTAQNILRTTDVLGRIGGEEFGALLIQTGIEEGKHIAERLRKSIQDIVLKTNNSNIRLTVSIGLAVFEGREDSLDAIMKRADVALYKAKESGRNRVCIFVES, encoded by the coding sequence ATGAAAAATTCAAAAATTGCAAAAGATAATTCTAGAATTAAGTCGAAAAATTCTCTTCAGAGATCAACTGAAGTTGGAAAAAGTGACGTTGTACGCAAACTGATTGGAGAAGTGCCACTTCAGACTAAAGCCCTTCAGAATGCAATTTTTAACAGTGTCAATTTTTCATGTATAGCTACAGATTCGACGGGTCTTATTCAAATTTTTAATGTCGGTGCTGAAAACTTGCTTGGTTTCAAAGCTGAGGAAGTTGTGGACAAGTTCACTCCAGCGGATCTGTCCGATCCGCAAGAAATTTCTTCGCGCGCCATGGCCTTAAGCACTGAACTCAACGCACCAATCAGCCCAGGATTCGAAGCGTTAGTGTTCAAGGCTTCACGAGGCATTGAAGACATCTATGAGCTAACTTACATTCGCAAAGACCAAAGCCGTTTTCCTGCTGTAGTTTCAGTAACTGCACTGCGAAATGATCAAGAGACTATTATCGGATATCTCTTGATCAGCACGGACAACTCTTTGCGAAAAATAGCCGAAGAACGACTCGCTTTATACTCGCGAATGGTTGAAAAAAATGAAAGATTTATACGATCAATAACAAGCAATATCCCTGGACTGGTATCGTACTGGGATAAAAATTTAATCTGTACATATGCCAATAAAGCATATTTTTCGTGGTTTGGAAGAACGCCAGAACAGATGATGGGTATATCTATCCGTGAGTTGATGGGTGATGCTTTATTCAGAATAAATGAGCCATTCATCGGTTCAGTTTTGCAGGGAGATTCGCCGAGTTTTGAGCTTTCCTTACGAAAATCCGATGGAAGCACTGGATATGCATTAGCTTCCTATATCCCAGACGTCCAAGATCACGAGGTATGTGGGTTTTCTGTTCTTATGTCGGACGTCACGGAACTCAAGACCACACAAATGGCGCTAACAAAGTCTGTTGATGAATTGGAAATCCTGGCTACCACCGACCTCTTGACCGGTATCGGCAACCGTCGTTATTTTTTTGAACGGTCTGAAGCTGAGATTTTGCGAAGCATACGTTATGATCTCCCATTAATTTTTCTCATGATCGATATCGACCACTTTAAATCTATTAATGATACGTTTGGGCATGATACAGGTGATCATATTCTAAAATCTTTGGCTACTACTGCTCAAAATATACTAAGAACAACGGATGTTCTTGGGCGCATTGGAGGTGAGGAGTTCGGTGCTCTGCTTATCCAGACAGGTATAGAAGAAGGCAAACACATAGCTGAACGTTTAAGGAAGTCGATTCAGGATATAGTTTTAAAAACGAATAATAGTAATATCCGTTTAACGGTGAGCATTGGTTTGGCTGTTTTCGAAGGACGTGAAGATTCTTTGGACGCGATCATGAAACGTGCAGATGTGGCTCTTTACAAAGCGAAAGAGTCTGGGCGTAACAGGGTATGTATTTTTGTCGAATCTTGA
- a CDS encoding DUF3828 domain-containing protein, which produces MKQCVTRILRRVGFLVIAVCCCAAHAVGAQQQDPAAESIRQTFAPLLAEYSKIFLSDGSQDCIGFALSKNIVSPQLKDLLQKERLLSKNNDGIGNLDFDFFFNAQDNAGKPLSIVGIASQGDTAVMQVKNGFKGEKPYDFLLVKDAGRWVIDDVRYLQDGQRISLRDILSQP; this is translated from the coding sequence ATGAAACAGTGTGTGACACGTATCCTTCGGAGAGTCGGTTTCTTGGTTATTGCGGTCTGCTGTTGTGCTGCGCATGCTGTCGGCGCCCAGCAACAGGATCCGGCGGCGGAAAGCATCCGCCAGACGTTCGCCCCGCTTCTCGCCGAATATTCGAAGATATTCCTTAGCGATGGCTCGCAGGACTGCATCGGTTTCGCACTCTCGAAAAACATCGTTTCGCCGCAACTGAAAGATCTGCTTCAGAAAGAACGGCTGTTGAGCAAAAACAATGACGGCATCGGGAACCTTGATTTCGATTTTTTCTTCAACGCCCAGGACAATGCCGGAAAGCCGTTGTCCATCGTCGGCATCGCCAGCCAGGGGGACACAGCCGTCATGCAGGTGAAAAACGGCTTTAAGGGTGAGAAACCCTACGATTTTTTGCTGGTCAAGGACGCCGGACGGTGGGTCATCGATGATGTGCGCTATCTCCAGGATGGCCAGCGTATTTCGCTGCGCGACATCTTGAGCCAACCGTGA